ACCATTTAGtggaaaaaaaatctttgcATGAAATCACCTTTTGCTCACCCGAGCCGCAACAATGGCCACTACCTATTGGTTTGCTAGACACCATAGTTCTGGCACTGTCCCTCCTCTTATTTCTTTATTCGGTAAGATCCGGCCTCTAGCTTGAGGTCCGGTCTCAAGCTTTTTTAAGCTTAAGACCCCCTTAGAACCACCTCCTGTTATGTATAAGGTGGACCTTAAGGAGCTTAAGATCTCTATGTTCTCAACACTACGGGTGCCCTGTATATAGCACTGGATCGAGCAGCTCTTTCCCTGCATCCAAAGCTCTGACATGCAACTGCTCAGATACTGATATTATTTTTCTTGGCAAAACGGGGTAGAATTATATTGAAGCAGAGTACATCAAGTACATCGCCCTTTTACAGCAAGGACCCTCAGAGAAAAAGAAATTATAACCACATCCAAGTCCCTGCTGTCTTGTTCTTGCTCGCCTCCATCCAGCTGCACCTGCCGCCGGTGAGACAAGAAAGTCCACCCACCTACTCGACGAAAGGCTCCAGAACTTGGTAAAGCTGCAAGAACCAGTGCCCCAAGACTCCATCCAGAGCACATCTAATGCCTCTGATCGAACATCGGCCACCTTGTCGTCAAAATAGATGGAGGAAAAGCGTCGGAGCAACTGACGTCGAGGATCGATACCAGTATCCGCAacagccagcagcagcaccgaTAATTCGGAAGAAGATTCCTTCAACAGTGCGAACCAATTCTCCACCCGAATCGCATCCAAGCAGAGAAGAGCTTGCGAAACAAGGGATAGGAAGATCCATTCCCCTATCGCACCAAAAGAGCTCACAAACCTATTCCCCTATCGCACCAAAAGAGCTCACAAACCTGACGAAGTTGTCACCGACGAAGGCACAAGAATCGCCGCCATCGCTGAAGAGCTTCATTATTGGCCAGCGAAGTAACACCATCACGGCCGCTACCCCTGAAAACCCTAGCTCCATCATCGACACCGACGGCAAGCAAACCCTAGGTCTAGACAAGAACCTATCTACCAATATACATCTGCACGAACGACTCTCcggctctcctccctctctaGCGCCGGACCGGCTGCTGGAGAGGAAGGGAGCTGGCAGAGTTGCCGCTAGCTAGAACCCGGGATCGCCTCGGTGTCGCCCTTTTCGCCCTTAAGCTCAACTGTAGCAAGGGATAAGGACGAGCTTCCAACTTGACAGAGCCAGATACTACTGGTATTATTAACGGATCCATCTCTAATAGTTACTTCATCTGCTACTCAGTTTTCTGATTGGGATCTTCGTTAGCCCGGCCTGTTATTAATTTGCACACCATCTTCGTCATCCGCTAGTGTTAGTAGAAACACTGCCGACCCATGCATGCATCGAGCCACATTCTTTCACATCGAAAATCCACGGGACCCAACAGCATGCAGGAACAGCACAAGGTTATTATCTTGACTAATAATTTCtacaaaaatattatttttaataggAAAAAGTTGATGTTATGAAATTACTTTTCGTGATGAATCTAGTAGCAACAACACTGCAGAAATTATTTGGCTTTTTAACTACTGATGGTCAAAGTAAAAATGCTTGCCTCAATAAGATAAATTATGATTGGAGGGAGTAAATTGCTAAAAATTCAATGATAGGGAAGGATGGAGGATGAAATGATGGATCAGCACATTCATTATCCTTTGttggaaaaaaaagaacagtAGAGAAATTTCATTAAAGAAAATATGGCCGGCAGCTTGTACAGGCTTACTCCATAGTTGAAAACATGTGTGTGGACCTATATTCCTGTGTTGAGATATGTTTTCTTTTCAGCAGTTATGGGACCCGGTGTTTTCTTTCCATAGTTCAAAATAAAACTCGGTGTTTTTTCCTTCAGCCCGACCCGACCATCGGGTCAGAGTTTTTGGCCCGAACCCGACTTTTGTTGGAAGGTAGATTGGTTAACTCACAAATAAATACAGTTGCCAATAAAAGATTGAAGAGACAAGACAAGAATACACGCGTGTATGTGAGAATCAACATCAATTCCATAACTATATCTATATATTATACTATGAGCTTtgttacaatgattgtaaagtatcAATTAGGTACTTTCAGGTAttttttccttgaattttttCTAGGTGTTGATCAATTAATGGAAGGTATttacaaaaattaaattaaattagcatTCGGTCCaactttttggtacttggtcccaTATTTTTATACCATTAGGTACTTTAGTCTAGGTACCTCCAAGTACTTCATATCTTGTCCACCGTACGATTATGTCAGATAGACGACTcttattttttcaattattataaaaattctctcattctctcatactataaaagttgaaataatTGAAACTATTTCTCACCAAGATAAGGCCCACCATACCTCTCACAGCGATCCCACGTCAGCCCAAAAGTTTGATGAAAGGGGTGGAGACCCATTTTTTttatagaagaaaaatatttctaCCAAAAGACATGTATGTGAGACTTGTTGTTTTTTATTGGACCCGCATAATACTTGCTTTATTTACCGGAGATGCACACGTTTTATGTTTTGTTTAGAATGAATTTGGACTTCCCTTATCCACTGATACAGTTGGAGCGTGAGAAGGAatgaatatttttatttgttgcaTCAAACGAAGGTTATCACAATTCttagtttcataaaaaaaaggaGTATGATTGGGTACACTATGAGCTCATTGTCCGGTCTAGGACTGGGTGATCAAAAGCCTCTGAATCCGCTGCCTCGCTGAAACCTTGTCCCCAGCAGAACATCAGGAGGTGCATTAATTTTTGCTCTAGGCatggtgttgtgtgtgtcaggGACATGTGAAGGGGTCCAATAATGCAAGGAAGGTACTGGGTGCCCACCACCAACTCTGATGATGCCCGGACGACGCTCAGCTGCGTCCTCCCCCCATTTATAAATAAAGGCGAGGGGAGTGGAGGCGGATCCAGatcagctccaccaccaccccgcTTGCTGCGCACAAGCAACGCAATCAACAAGAAAGCACATCACCACCAACAGCAATCCACCATGGACTTGGCGACGGAGGCGCTGGGCAACCTGCTTCCCAAGCTCGTCCAGCTACTGCAGGATGAGTACAACCTGCAGACGGGCGCCAAGAAGGACATCCAGTTCCTCTCCAGCGAGCTCGAGACCATCCGCATCGCCCTCCGCGAAGTGGGTGAGGTGCCAAGAGAGCAGCTCGGCGACCTGCAAAGGGTCTGGACCCGGGATGTGAGGGAGATGTCCTATGATATGGAGGACATCGTCGACGCCTTCATGGTGCGCGTCCAGGGTCCTGATCCCCACAGCAAAAGTAGCGCTGGACAGATCTTCAACCTCAAGTATATGATACAAaagttcaccaagttcatggCTCGCCGTGAGGTCGCCCAGAAGATCAGGGACATCAAGGAGCGTGCCCGGGAAATCACCGAACGACGTGACAGGTTAGCTAGTTCCTTCGTTTGTTCTGAAGCGACACCTATGGTTACCTCAGATATTTCTCGTTCTGCAGCGTTTCAATTAGTAGCTTCATTTTGACATTAATTAATGTAATCAATTATTTTAGTTCCCTAGCTCTCTGCTTGTTACATAGGAACGTCATTGGTAATTGGTTTCGAAATTTTTTACCTCTTGGTTTCTCGGACTGCATGCAGGTACAAGGTTGATATTATTGCTCCTTCTAAGAAAACCCTTGTCGACCCTCGCCTGAAAGCACTGTACACCGAGGCGACTGAGATTGTTGGCATTGAAGAGGCAAAAAAAGAGGTAATCGCAGGGTTGACTGAGGGAGATGGTGGCCAGCAGAAAAAAATAGTCTCTATTGCTGGTTTTGGAGGACTTGGGAAGACAACACTTGCCAAAGCAGTGTATGACGAGATTAAAGGACAGTTTGATTGCACGGCTTTTGTTTCGGTGTCTCGCAATCCTGACGCAAAGAAGCTTCTCAAGGACATCATGTATGAGCTTCACAAGGGAGGACAACCTGGTGCAATTTTTGACGAAATAAAGCATCTCATTGATCTTGTCCGTGATTTTCTCCATAACAGGAGGTACGTGTGCCTGCCATCTCCTCGATCATGTGTATgaagtgtttttttttatcttaCTTGTAGTACTTGCAATTCATTGTACATGCCCGACCATATATTTTTCTTGCTTGCACTTGATGAGCGGGGCACGTTTGCAGTTGCACTTGCACGTGCGCCTTCTTTGATTTGATGAAAGTACTACTATAGTAGTACAGTACTGGTGCAGATTGCATGGGAAAATTTAAGTTGAAATATTGAAATATCGACATAAATTCTCTTCGCTTAGCTGCTAATCACTATACTTATAGATGCCTTATCCATTGTCATACATATAGGTACCACATTGTTATTGATGATTTATGGGATAAAGAAGCATGGGATATGGTAATAGGGCTTGCTCTAGTGGAGAATAACATGGGAAGTAGAATAATCACAACCACACGTATCATTGATGTTGCTGAGCATGTCGGTGGCTGCTATAGGCTCAAACCACTTTCTGACGAGAGTTCTGAAATGTTATTCTATGGAAGGATATTTGGCTCAAAAGATAAATGTCCTAGGCAATTTTCTGAAGTATCTAAAAGCATTCTGAAGAAATGCGGAGGTGTCCCTTTAGCTATCATCACCACGTCTAGTTTGCTAGCTAATAAATCAGAGGATATAAGAGTGTGGAATGATGTTTGTAACTCAATTGGTTCTGGACTTGGGAGGAATCCTGGTATGGAATATGGATGATATGAGGAAGATACTGCTACTTAGCTATTATGATCTTCCTTCTCATCTAAAGACATGTTTATTGTACCTAAGCATATTTCCCGAAGACTACAAAATTAACAAGGATCGGTTGATATGGAGGTGGGTAGCTTAAGGTTTTGTCCAACAAGACCAACAACAAGTAGCTGGAGATCAAAGTTTCCTTGAGATTGGGGAGAGTTACTTCAATGAGCTTTTAAATAGAAGCCTGATTCAGCCCGCGAACATTATTGATGATTTGGATGGTACACCTCGTTCTTGCCGTGTGCATGATATAGTGCTTGATCTCATTATTTCCTTGTCAGTAGAAGAATGTTTCGTTACCACTGTATTAGATgatgggatgaaaagcaatgtTCGCAGGTTATCTCTGCATAACAAGAGTGCTACTTGGCCTGCCATGAAGATGCCAAAACTGAGGTCCCTTACCATTTTCACACCTGCCGGTGTGATAATTGATCCAACACCTTCCCTTTCACATTATCTTCTTTTACGTGTACTGGATCTACGAGGCTGCGAACTTAATACAATTGCAAACCTGGGGTTTGTTGGGAGCTTATCTCACCTGCGGTACCTTGGTCTATCAGGTAGTACCAATAGTTTTGATTATCCTGATCAGCTcccagaagagatagagaagctGCGGTTTCTGCAGACGCTGGATTTATCTTAAACTAGGGTAGCAGAACTACCATCGAATGTTATTACAGGCCTAGAACAATTGATGTGCTTACTTGGTGGTGTTCGGCTGGGTTATGTCACAAGGCTGCGAGATGGGCTGAAGAAGCTGACCTCCCTTGAAGTGTTACATCAGGTAGTTGTTATGTCTGGATGCATTGCTGAAGAGTTGGGCCATCTGACCCAATTGAGGGTACTTGATGTTAAGGTCACATTATCTGcatctgatgatgatgaatGGACAACGTGTAGTGAAGCTCTGTTGGAATCTCAAGGCAAACTGACCAAAATTAAAAAgtcttcagatttttttttaattctaaTATAGCAAGTCTTGATGGCTCAATGACGGGGCAACTAGGCAACCTATGCCGGCTTAGCATTACTAACGTCACCGTGGTGCCCAAATGGATTAGACGTGCATGTCTACCTGTCCTCTCCTACCTAAAAATAGTTGTGTGGCAGGAGCAAAGGGATGACATTCAAGTCCTGGGCACCCTGCCGTGTCTTCGTCATCTCATATTCAATGTGAGAGAAGGAGTGGTGGAAAGGTGTGCGGTTGGGGCTGATGCTTTTCAACGTGCGGTAAGCTGTGAATTTAATATAgagggagcaggagcaggagcaggaacaGGCGTGCTCCCGTGCATGTTCCCACGAGGCGCTATGCCCATGCTCCAGGACTACAAGTTCAGTATTGGATATGAGCAATTACGGAGTGTGGCCGTTGAGGACCTAGGTCGTCTGAACCTTGGCCACTTCACATCCCTTCGAAGTGTCACTGTTCGTGGCCTTGATGTGCATTACATAGGTGGTGAAGCCATTATAAAAGATAAGGTCAAGGGCGTGAGAGAGAAGCTTGAGCAGGAGGCGGCTGCCCACCCCAACCATCCTCTTCAAATTCATGGGCGTTTTGCCTTTTAGCACATACGTAACTTCATACTGCGTGGCCGCAGCCTCCCTCTCCTGCAAGTGCACCGCTGCCTCCGCCCTCGATGGAGGTAAGCAAGCTTCCCCTGTTTAATCTGATTCCCCGTCTTGATTCTGTTGGGGAGCCCCAGCTTTTATTGATTGTTTTGCTGATTCGGTGGAATCTCTGCAGAGAAGAAGCAGAAGCCGTCCGAGATCCAGTCTGGCATGGAGGAAGCTGAATCGCTGGTAAATAAATGCATCAACGCATTTTGTTCCATATGCACATATAGATTCGTCTGTAATTGAGATCGAGTACACATGCTGGATGGAGGATTTGAGCTAGCAGGTCAGTCAAACAATCACGAATTCATCTTTTCACAGCAATTTTGACTAGTAATAATCTAGTAGAAAGCTGGATTATTTTATTTCCCGTGAAAGCACATTGAGCCAGATCTCATTTGGTCTTGGAGCTCAATGTATCTGCAcatctatttggatgcattgaTACTTGAATCGAGACTGCACCTAGTTTTGGGTAAATCTCATGTGCCGGATGCCTTTGACAATACCAATTGTGAGCATTGAATTGTAATCTCGATGTAGCCAAGCCTTCTGCATGCTCTGTCTCATGTTCATGTAGTTTGTACTAATTATAATGTGCCCATGTTTTTCCTTCTTGACAATCATTTTTAGTTGACAGTTTACTAAAAGGTCTCAAGCACGCTGCCCATGATTCAGATCAGATATTCCTAGTATGAACAAAAGTGGTTCTTTATTTTTATTACTCCTTGACCATTCCAACCTCTGTGGCTCTGTACCATATTGCCAGCATCAGTTTGTGAGTACTACCTCTAATTAAATCCACCTACCTCTAATTAAATCTTGCTACGTCTCAAATCGCTTAGGTTTTTCTCATCATCAAAATACTGATTTCAGTATTACCTACAGATGTGCAGAGCAAGGAGAAGAATGTTGGAAGGATATCGGGGAGGTTGCCAAGTGAAACAACATGGGATCTGCAAAGGTTGCTGGCTAGAGAGGGATCGCAGGCCTGCCAAATAGTTGTAGATAGCTAGGCATGTGCACTAGCATAGCAGTTGCTGTAGCAACGGGTAACTGTCAGCTCATCAATCATGCATGTATTTTGTGCAGCAAGTTGGATACTAGGACTGCTTGCCGGAGATTGCACGTGCTGGCGGTCACCAGAGGAAATCGATGCATCTATGACGAACAACTTTCGTCACAGAAGGATCCAAATTCATCGTGCAAAGAATCCTGTGACGAATTTGTGACGATTAGTGACGAAATTCGGTTCGTCAAAAATGGAGCATCGAGTTGGGTCTGCCTTGACGAAACAACCAAAATGtcactaaaatatttttttcatgacGAAAGGAAATTTCTTCGCGAAACCATTTTTGCTTCGTTGACGCGTCGCTGAAACATCACTAGACGCCCGGATCCATAAGTGCACATCCGCGCTGGCAGGCGCCGTAGGACATGCTAACACTCCACGTGGCTTCGTCCACGCTGGCAAGTAACGTGGCGGGTAGCACGTGTCACAAAAGAGGGTAGCGATGTGGCGAGCTGGTAACAGTCCATGTGGCGATATGAGCAACTGACACGTGTCAGTTTGTTTTCGGTCGCATGTCATCTTCCAGTTTTTCCATGTGTCCTTTCTCGATTCGACTATGTGTCATTCTCTTGGTGACCCACGTgatgtttcctttttttccacGTGTCGTGTGCCTATTGGTCCATGTGTCACTTTCGAGGTGCTGCACGCAGCATT
The nucleotide sequence above comes from Panicum virgatum strain AP13 chromosome 3K, P.virgatum_v5, whole genome shotgun sequence. Encoded proteins:
- the LOC120699400 gene encoding disease resistance protein PIK6-NP-like isoform X3, which codes for MDLATEALGNLLPKLVQLLQDEYNLQTGAKKDIQFLSSELETIRIALREVGEVPREQLGDLQRVWTRDVREMSYDMEDIVDAFMVRVQGPDPHSKSSAGQIFNLKYMIQKFTKFMARREVAQKIRDIKERAREITERRDRYKVDIIAPSKKTLVDPRLKALYTEATEIVGIEEAKKEVIAGLTEGDGGQQKKIVSIAGFGGLGKTTLAKAVYDEIKGQFDCTAFVSVSRNPDAKKLLKDIMYELHKGGQPGAIFDEIKHLIDLVRDFLHNRSCVAGAKG
- the LOC120699400 gene encoding disease resistance protein PIK6-NP-like isoform X1; translated protein: MDLATEALGNLLPKLVQLLQDEYNLQTGAKKDIQFLSSELETIRIALREVGEVPREQLGDLQRVWTRDVREMSYDMEDIVDAFMVRVQGPDPHSKSSAGQIFNLKYMIQKFTKFMARREVAQKIRDIKERAREITERRDRYKVDIIAPSKKTLVDPRLKALYTEATEIVGIEEAKKEVIAGLTEGDGGQQKKIVSIAGFGGLGKTTLAKAVYDEIKGQFDCTAFVSVSRNPDAKKLLKDIMYELHKGGQPGAIFDEIKHLIDLVRDFLHNRRYHIVIDDLWDKEAWDMVIGLALVENNMGSRIITTTRIIDVAEHVGGCYRLKPLSDESSEMLFYGRIFGSKDKCPRQFSEVSKSILKKCGGVPLAIITTSSLLANKSEDIRVWNDVCNSIGSGLGRNPGMEYG
- the LOC120699400 gene encoding disease resistance protein PIK6-NP-like isoform X2 — protein: MDLATEALGNLLPKLVQLLQDEYNLQTGAKKDIQFLSSELETIRIALREVGEVPREQLGDLQRVWTRDVREMSYDMEDIVDAFMVRVQGPDPHSKSSAGQIFNLKYMIQKFTKFMARREVAQKIRDIKERAREITERRDRYKVDIIAPSKKTLVDPRLKALYTEATEIVGIEEAKKEVIAGLTEGDGGQQKKIVSIAGFGGLGKTTLAKAVYDEIKGQFDCTAFVSVSRNPDAKKLLKDIMYELHKGGQPGAIFDEIKHLIDLVRDFLHNRRSKGMTFKSWAPCRVFVISYSM